Part of the Onthophagus taurus isolate NC chromosome 11, IU_Otau_3.0, whole genome shotgun sequence genome is shown below.
taaacatttaattaaagacGAGACAGATAACAAAACTTTAGGTGTTATTTGGTCTTCATCAGATGACACTctacgatttattattaacgcaAGTATCAAACCAACTGAAAGAGTGACAAAGAGAACTATTCTAGCAAGTGTTTCCAAAATATTTGATCCTTTGGGATTGGTAACACCTATTACGACTCAAACAAAGGTATTTGTACAGCAACTGTGGATAATGAGGTTGGACTGGGATGACGATTTACCGCAGTTTATTGTTGAGGCTTGGAACCGTTTAAAGGAGCAATTGCTTTCCGTCTCGGAAATTTCCATTCCTCGACGAGTACTTGTGAACAAGCCTGTGGATGTTCAACTTTATGCATTTTGCGATAGCAGCGAGAAAGCATATGCAGCGGCCGTTTATGTGAGATGCGTTACGGATGATGGTAGCATAAAGATTTCTCTACTCTGTTCTAAAACGAGAGTAGCAccattgaaaaaaatttcaatcccACGTTTGGAATTATGCGGTGCATTACTATTAGTCAAATTGGTAAACCGTATAAAAAATGATCTAGACTATAACATTTCcaaactattttatttcaCTGATTCTACAATAGTACTAAACTGGCTTAACGGAAATCCGACAAGGTGGAAGGTATTTGTTGCGAATAGAGTGGCCAAGATACAAGCCCTCAGCAAGATTACTGATTGGTACCATGTCGCAGGAAGAGAAAATCCTGCCGATATTCCAACACGCATTAATGACATAACCAAATTAAATGAATCTATATGGTGGAGTGGTCCAAAATTCCTGTATGATTCTCCTGAAACCTGGAAGGTAGATTATGATGTTGATACAACCGAAACTAAAGAAGAAAGGAGGCAAGCAGTTACACTTACTTGTGAACGAACAGATGATTTGTTGACTAAGTTTTCATCActcaacaaattaaaaagagtGATGGCATACGTAATGAGATTTAAACAAAACGCATCACAGCCATGTAATGTTAGAAAATTTGGACCCCTAGATTctgatgaaataaataaagcatttataaaaattatattgttgGCACAGCGTGAGTTTAGCTCCGATATAAATGAACTGAACACAAAGGGTGGATTGTCCACGTCGAGTAAATTAAGGTCATTGTCACCTTTTCTTGATTCCAATAACATATTACGCGTTGGTGGTAGATTAAAAAATGCTGACATACCGTATGATTTTAAGCATCCAATACTTTTACCAAAAGACTGCCCATTAACGAGATTAATTGTCTGTCAAGAGCACAATAGGCATTTTCATGCAGGAGCGTCAACCACTTTGGCTGCTATTCGACAGTCCTTTTGGCCAATATCTGGGAGGAATACCGTTAGACGTGTCCTACAAAGTTGCATTGTATGTTATAAATACTCGCCGAAACATGTTCAATTAAAAATGGCAAACTTACCTGAAACTAGAACAGCGTTTAGAAGCGCCGAGCGTTTAGGCAACCCACCGTGCCGCTGGGCGACGCGTGCGTGAGATATATTCCGTGTGTGTGTTGTTCATATAGCAGATATATATAATAAGCGTAGAGCTGAGCAGTGTTTTTAGAAGtgtatctttattttattaacgatTAATAAAGTCAAAAAAACGAAAGGGAGTGTTTAAAAAGAACCTAACCAACTTGAGCTACGAAACAAGATGTATACAGGGCCATAACGAAACTATCAGTCAATTTCTCACGCGACTAAAATTAATTGGACAGGACGTATTAGAAGAGGATTTAATTGACGCTTCACAGGCGGAACGGGAgtgtataattaaaaaacataacaatattCTATTGACGCAATTTAGAATGGGAATAAAACGGGAAATTTCTAGGATTATTGAAGTTTTGCTGATGCGGGAGAGTGATTTAACACTCAATAAAGCCGCAATAGCGAGTCAAGAGGAATTGAACCAGATGATGACGgaaaatacaattaattacTGTTTACATAGTTATTATTCTGAATATGCTTGTAATTTCTGTCAAGAAGGTGTTTCTAAATCTCAGCCTCATTCAACTCCACCACGCgttagttttaataaactaaataaaccaaattttaaaccaTAACAATTCGATAAAAAGAATCGCCCATCCACTTCGTATCATTCATCATTTTCTAAACCTTTCGAATCTAATTCAACAAAACCTGATTTTAAATAcaatcaaaaatcaaataatgtGTGTTATAAATGTTATCAACCGGGACATTTTTCTGGGAATTGTCGGAATGAAGTTGTTTgtagattttgtaaaaaaacggGTCACGTAGAAGTTAAGTGTTGGAAGAAGAATAACCAATCAAGGGGATAAGTCGGTACGAGTAACCATACTACTCGATCCCATACTCAGTTTAATCATCAAAatggaaatataaaaaatgaatcaCGCAACCCAAatgaaacacaaaattttataagaacGGGAACCAGTCATTTAAACCTAAATGCCACCTCGTATGTACCCCAATCTGAGGGAAAATGTTAAATCCAGGGGTAAATGATCAGATTACATATAAAAACGCAATAGTAAAATCGGTTAGCAGTGCTATAAATTCAGAGGCAGACaaatccatattttttttaacaatgggttgtacaaaattatcatttttgattGATTCGGGTTCAGCAGTATCGTTATTGAAGGAGGAGAGTTTACTCCGGACTAAAATGAATTACCACTTAGATTTGCAGCAACTTATCACTTTAAAAGGTATCACGGGAAATGAAATAGAAGGAGTAGGATTTTCATTGTTAGATTTTAGggcgaaaaacaaaaaatttaatattaattgtgtgatttgtaaaaatattgcCATTGAAACCGATGGGATAATCGGATGCGACTTCCTAATTAGCAATCAAGCTATTCTTGATTATAATCAGGGAATTTTGAAGTTAGGACATATTCACTTGAAATTGATCATGACATCATCAAAAAGACAAAAATCTTCTACTACACATGGGAACTGTTTACAAAATGACATAAATATGAGTGAGAAAAGCAAAAGCCAAACACAAATTATGAAAACTCCCTCCCCAGTTTTAACTAAAGGTTTCCCATTTAAGGTGTTAACACCGAAATTGGAAGTTCAGAATGGAAAATTTAGTTTGTATAGGGTACCGTATAGAATAGAAACTCTCTCTATGAGAAGGAGCAATCAATCAGGTAAGTCTACTAAAGAATTTGGTTCGAATCAattatttggttttaatactGTGTGATGACTTAAAGAAATACCATCAACTTTTGATGTTCACTGCTGTGAAACTGCCAATAAATGTCCCAATATTCCCAACATAATTCAATCGGCTATTCAGTGTTCTGTTTGAATCAAATATCGTTAGCACGTTAGTACGTGTGGAAGTTCAGAatgaatgaattttatttctttatcaatCAAAGGTGTGCAGCAATACTTTTTGTTCTAGGTCGATCAAAATCAAGCAAACTGTGTAGAAAGGGTACTCTAAAAAAATGAAGCGAAGTTATCCTAGTGGCGCTCAAAAGCGTCAAAaagctaaaaaagaaaaaattttaactaataaattaacaaaactatcatctttttttaaaacctcTTCAAGTCAGTCTGACAATTCTGAATTGGTGTGGCTTCTATTTCTTCGTTTGAACTCAACCAACTAAAACCATGCTCCGACGATATTGACAGCTCAGCCAAATTATCTGTTCCTAATGAACCAAAACATGTTTTGACAGACGCTGGCATACATCATAGTGATCTTAAATCATCAGTAAGTGGTGCATACAGCGAAACTGATGTTTTTTCATCGTTACCAAACCTACCGAAATCTTTTTTGCAAATAATTCCACCGGCACCGGATGAAAACACGTGTAGCCAAAACGATGATCAGAATCAACTGGACAGTGATGAGATCCCTAGCTTGGATGTTGCAATGTgagacaaattttcaaaagctAGACTTCaggaatattttataataaaaggaCCCTCTTGTTGCCAAAGTCTAAATGCTGGATTCAACCAATCAGCAAGAGTATACCATCAAACCGGAAAACCCCCTGAAACCAGAAAATGTAAAGCTGAGGTTTTCTACAAGCACCTTAAAAATGGCGATAGAGTTAAACGGGATTGGTTGTTATATTCTCCATCAAGAGGTAGAGTTTATTGTTTTGTATgtaaactttttgatacatcATCAATGTCATCAAATCCATTCTGTTGTGAGAGATTCAATGACTGGAAACATGCTGCTGATAGAATTTCGTTCCATGAAAATAGCAAAAATCATCGAAAGTGCCTTCTAACGTTTTTTAAGCGTTCTTCTGATGCTGGAAGAATAGACTGAAGTTCAAATCCAAATCAATAAAGAACGAGTTCACTGGCGAAATGTTTTAACGAGAATAGTTTCGGTAGTTTGGTTCCTGCCTGAACGTGGACTTCCTCGAAGAGGTGACTGTGAAAAATTCGGCAATGCAAAAAATGGAAACTATTTAGGACTTCTTCAACTGTTAAGTAAATATGACCCGTTTTTAAAAGAACACATAAATAAGTACGGGGGTGGTGGAAGTGGAAAAACACCTTACTTATCCCACAGAATCTGCGATGAGTTTATCGATGTTATAGGAAAACAAGTGtttgaagaaattgtaaaGGAAGTGAAGAGTTTGTGATAAGCATGCAACCAAGCTAGACGTGCGCGTGCCTCTCCAGGTTAAGTCGACGAAAATTATCGAGGTGGTTTGAGTTACCGATTAATTCAACTTGATTTTCGACGTTTTAAAGATAGTTTTTAAGTTGAGTGTGTTAATTAGTTAAAGAGAATGGTGGTCACCAAGAAACAATTGAGTGATTTTGAGGAGGTGTTGACTGGGTTATTCAAGAAAGAGTCGTTCATTGCCAATCTCGCCAAATCAATATCGTCGATTCTAAGGGATGAACTCAGGGAATACAAGGAAAAGGTTAATATTCTCGAAGAAAAGGTTGTAATTTTGGAAGCGGAGGTTACTCGTTCGAAGTCCGACAATACCGTATGTAGAGCAGACCATGAGGAAAAACTGGATCGACTTGAGCAATACACTCGACGGAATAGCATTCGAGTTTTCGGGGTAAGCGAGACAGACAATGAGAACACCGAACAAGTTGtattagatattattaataagaaaatgaaCCTCGCATTGTTACCGGATTCTATTGATCGTTGTCATCGAGTTGGACCGAAGCGAAATGGAAAGAACCGACctattattatgaaatttataaGTCACAAGACCAAAGATCGCGTATTTTATCATAAGAAACTGTTAAGAGGAACTCAGTTTATAATTCGACAAGACCTTACGCACCACCGGATTTGCGAATTGAGAAAACTGGAGGAAGAATATGGTAAAAGAAGAGTGTGGAGCCGTGATGGAACTCTGTATGCAGAAGTCGACGGACAGAAGAAAAGAATGTTGATATAACTTTTTCGATTCTTgcttttttcgaaaaatttctgttcgatttttccatttttttattttttttttcttcttttttgttttcgattgttaaaaatatatatactatctttCGATTGTTTTGAGACTTTTGCTCCGTTTGATCTAATTGACGAATCTAGTTGATTTGTTACCTGGAGGGAAAGCACTCTAGAATGtagtttatatatatttaaatctttttcaatagttaaatttcatttaattgtagttatttttattattttttttttttttgtattttgtttgtctttttttttattattgttcacAACATGAATATAGCATCCATTAACATTAGGTCGTTGCTGCCTAGTATTGCTGAATTTCGTGAGTACATTactgataataattttgatctGGTATTGGTTACGGAGATCTGGTTGGCGGATGAACATACGGAAGCGGTGTGTTCTATCGAAAATTATACATTCATACATCGCCAAAGGTCTGGTAAGCGAGGTGGTGGTGTAGGCATTTATATTAAGAACTTATATAGACCCAGCAAGGTTAACATAAAAACATATGATCATTTAGAACAGCTATGGATCGCTGTAACTATTAAcaaagttaaatatatttttggtgTAATGTACAGGCCCCCGACCGGAAGTCTGCCATTATTCTTTGAGTCTCTCGAGGAATCCTTAAGTTTAGCTATACCACAATGTAATGAACTATTTATTGCCGGtgatataaatattgatttgttGCACCCTGAAAGTACATATTCACGCATTTTCCTTTATTTGCTGGAGTCGTTTGGTCTGGTTCAACTTGTTAATCAACCAACCCGTATTACACTTAATTCCGAAACTTTAATAGATATTACTGCATGTTCATGTGAAGAATTCACCCTGGTTGGTTTATATTCACTACCCCACCTTTCAGATCACGAACTGGTACACTCTCATTTGAAAACTGCTAGTACAAAGCCTGTTCCTACATTTCGAACTTATAGAGACTTTAAGAGGTTTAATCTCGATCTGTTTAGTAGAGAACTTGAATCATTacctttacaattaatttttgaaattaacggCATTGATGAAAAagtgaattattttaattctttaatactAGATCTATTTGATTTACATGCACCACTACAAACGAAAAGATTTACAAAGAAACCTGCTCCGTGGCTTACACCCCAAATCAAGGAAATGATCGCGGTTAGAAATAAAGCTTATGCTAAATATAAGCgtacaaaaaatgtattagacCTAGAGCAGTATAAAACGTTGAGAAGACACGTGACAAATGCCATCAAAACTGAAAAAAGGGTGTACTTTGGGGGGGCAACGAGTCGAACTGGGACATCTGCGATGTGGCGTGTTGTTCGTGATTTCGGAGTGATCAGGAATAGAGTAAACACTTTGCCCATGCATTTAAGAAATGCGAATGACATTAATAACCACTTTCTCCAGACAGGTTGTTCATTGGGAGCACCTTCAAGTGATGTTATGCACTTTTATAAcagtaacaaaaaatgtgaatttCAGAAGTATTTTGATTTCGAAACTGTACATGAAAACGTTGTTGCAagttatttacttaaaatgaaATCTAATGCTGTCGGAGATGCTGGTATTTCGTTGTCAATGCTCTTGTACTGCTGTCCTTTTATACTCCCACATTTGACGCATATAGTTAATTACTGTTTGGAGAAATGTGTTTTTCCTTCCTGTTGGAAGACCGCTCTGGTAACTCCATTACCAAAAATTTCTAATCCCCAAGAGTACAAGGATTTACGACCTATTAGCATTCTCCCGGTTCTTGCAAAGGTTGTAGAGAAAGTTATGGACTGGCAAATTAGAACTTTTATTGACGGCTATAATATCCTACCTCCAAATCAGTCTGGATTTCGTAAACATTATGGTTGTGAAACAGCGTTAATGCATATTACCGACGACATTCTCCGCGCGATTGATGAAAACGATATGACTGCGTTAGTTTTGTTGGATTACTCGAAAGCTTTCGATACTGTAAACCATTCCTTGTTAAGTTCTGTCTTAAattttgttgggtttagcGCTAATGCTATATCATTGGTCTCCAATTACTTGTGCAATAGATACCAAAAAGTTAAGATAAACAACTCTATATCTGAGCCTCGGAGGGTGTCGGCGGGTGTGCCGCAGGGTTCTATATTGGGGccacttttgttttcgttaTATACATCtaacttttcaaataatttaaaacactGTAGCTGTCATTTTTACGCAGATGACACCCAACTATATCTGAGATTTGCTCCCAGTGATGTGTCTCTGGCTGAAACTATTTTAACACGGGAAATTAGGAACTTAGTGGAAATTTCGTCTGGACATAATTTGAAGATGAATGGTGCCAAGTCGGCATTGATGCTTTTTGGTAGGCGGGGTTTGCGAGAAGAACATTCTACTCATTTTAGTATAGAAGTTGATGACCAGCGAATTAATGTAGGATGCTGTTTTCGTAATTTGGGATTGTATCAGGATACTAATTATTGGACAGGatgtattaatatatattcctttgttttttttttattttttattatttttgatttgtttaatattgttaatttcgtaaacattgattttttttttctctttattttaatttttcttttgttctattttattaatacttaattttttttttgtttgtttgtagGGTTGAGTGGTAGAGAGGAACTTGATTCCTAACTCCGCCCTACGTATTGcttttgtataattattgtcattgtttttttattaataaagccaagttattattattattattattaagacaTCTAAATATTACTCGTTCTCAGTGGACTCAACACCAGATGCTGCACATATGGACCAACTAACGTTTGTTATCCGATACTTAAAATCGGGGGAGCCCAAAGAAAGGTTTTTGAAGTTTATTCCCATTTCTGCACATACAGCAGACCACCTCTCCCACGAAGTCACTGGGCTGTTGAATGAAGTAAGATACCTATTTCAGATTGCCGTTGCCAATCTTATGATAATGCGAGCAATATGAGTGGGCGTTTTAATGGCCTCCAGGCAAAGGTAAAGGAATTAAACGAATTAGCTGAATTTGTACCTTGTTCGAGCCATTCGCTAAACTTGGCTGGGGTTTCTGCAGCAGAGTGCAACTCAGAGGCTGCTAGATATTTTCACTTCGTTCAGTCcctttacgtatttttttcatCGTCCACTTCGAGATGGAGAGTTCTTCTTAATTctcttaaagataaaaaaggtTTTGAAGGCATTGTCAAACACAAGATGGTCAGCTCGTGCCGATGCGGTTGCTGCAATTAAAGAAAACTATACAAATATAAAATCCGCATTAAAAACGATAACTGAAGACATAGAACAGTCAGCGGACACAAAAATACAGGCATCTGGCTTAGTTAAATCTATGGAGCGTTTTGAGACAGTTTTTTTACCGATGTATGGAATGACATCTTGACCCGGATTAATAAGGTAAgcaaaatattacaaaagcCCACTTTGACTCTTGCAACCACAGTGACACTATTAAGCTCACTAACTACGTTCATCAGCAAGAAAAGAGATAGTTTTGACAAATATCTCACATCAGCTGAAACAGCTATAGgttttaaatttgaagataGCGAGAGGAAGCGCACTGTAAAACGTAGTTTGAAGATTGCATTTTTTGACAACCCTCTAACCCCAGAATCAGTGCACTCAGAAAAGGAGAAGCTAAAAATAGATGTATTCTTACCAATGATTGATGCCATATACATCAATCTCAGGGATAGGTCATCAAAATACGACATCGTAGCGAAGAGGTTCGGATTTCTAGAAGAGATCATTACTTTGAAGGAGAATGATTTGGAAGTTGCTTGTAGCACTCTGGCAGAAAAATATGAACACGATATAAGTAGCAATGAACTATTTGAAGAGTGCATACATCTAAAATGCTTTTTGGAAGGATTTGGAACAATTACTCCTGAAAACGGATTATGAAGATGAAAGTGAGGATAAAAAAGACGGCCCTGACTCAACAACACAACTGTTCAACCTGGAAGATCACAAACAAGAAGAAATAGATGTCGACGATCCAATACCTGAAGTACAACATGAACTTGATTGCAACCAGGAAAGTTACTTTGAACTAGCCCCCGATGAAGGTGAATTATATTTACCAACGACGTCATCACGCAAACTCAATCTAAAGACAACATATAAATATTTGCATGACAATGGACTTTTCTCAGCGTTTCCCaacattgaagttattttaagaatattgtTATGCATGATGGTTTCAAATGCATCGGCAGAaagaacattttcaaaattaaaacttgtaaAAAGTTATTCAAGAAGCACAATCAAGCAGGATCGATTGAACTCTTTAAGCATTCTCAGCAttgaaaatgacattttgcGCCGACTTGACTTAGGAAATATGATTGACGATTTTGCAGCTGTGAAATgcagaaaaaaatcattttaattaccAGACTACATTTTACACTGTATGTTAAATAAGGCCCTGTCGGGTCCTTAATGAGTGTGGCAGTTACTGTCAATAGTAATAGGgcagaaaaataattatgtaataaaCATTAATCTATATAACTTGTTCGAACTTATCTTATAAACTAATATTCAGTTgggtttgttaataaaattatagtaGTTAGTAAGTTAGTTATGGAATAAAGTAAAGCTTTCACAGTTCATGCATTCTCTATCTCACTTATTTACAGTACCtcaattatttaatgttaaatattttttgtttgtgtcCATATATTGTATTCAAGCCCCAAACAGAGTCCGTTTAACAGAACGGAAGGTTTTGTTTTATACCAGGCTCTGGGATGCGGATTTTTGATTATTGCCAGTTTTTGGACGACTTTAACTTCATGGTTTTTACATCGAAGTTACAATCACAAAGTATCAGATCCAGAGAACCAGGAAGATTCTGCACGATTACAAGATGGTCAGTCTGTTCAACCTACAGCACCCCTGAGCAGTAAAGTGCTGTATCCGGAAATTCATATTGTACAAGAGACGCGATGAATTTTCGACTAAATATGTCGTTATGATTTTGTAACACAAAGACATTCTTATTGTCTGTAATTACGTTAAGAAGTTAttgttatgaaaaaaaaaataatttattaagagaAAGTTAACTAAGTTTGATACTCATCACCATGTGGAGGTAATAAGTTTTGAATAGTTTTTTTtgagttgttaaaaatttttttgtactcATAGCATGACGTGCGGGAAACGCGTTGTCCCGCACAAATGCTTTTTTGTTACCGCAACTAACAGGAATATTCAATGACGAAATGTGCATGTTTATAAGAAAAGGTTAATAAGAACGTTTTATACATTCGTGTGCAGATAacacagttttaaaatatttaaaaaaatctataaaaatcaatttgcaatcaataaaatcaatattgacGTTTTGAATTTCGGTTGATTTTTTCCTGTCAAAAACCCCACATGCAACTCATATCGTCACACAGGGACGTTTTATtcgttacaaaaaatattgtacaatACTCATGCGGAAAGGATTTTCCAGCATTCGCACGCAAATGCAGAACTCACTCCCTTCGGTCGTTCGTTCTGCAAACTAGCAtgtaaagaaagaaaaagaaaaactaccACAAAACTTCGAAcgaatgaaaaaagaaaaaaatgcatATATATTAAGaagtaaagaaaagaaaaaagaacaaaCAAAACAATACATATGTATATGTTATGAAGAAAAGCGAAAATTAAGTTTCAATTGTAGTTGACACAGCCAGTTAACAGTAGTAACGATGATGCtctacaaagaaaaaaaaatcttgaataGATATATTGCTTGAGTAAAAACTTAAACGAGTATTGATAACGTACAGattaaattcgttaattgATGGCAGGGCGACCATGTTGATGAGTATTTAAAGCATTagttttataaacatataCGTACATATGTATGtactttataagaaaaaaaaaatttcaatttctttttgtaatagAGTTAAG
Proteins encoded:
- the LOC139431989 gene encoding uncharacterized protein, which gives rise to MFRQVRICENHCDFQRILWRNEPTDKIGVYKLCTVTYGTAPATFLTTRCLTDLANSDLNKHSLAARAIIKDMYVDDLITGCDTLEDGLELQEEISKILTSGGFNLRKWGSNCMEILKKCTNTNANDKHLIKDETDNKTLGVIWSSSDDTLRFIINASIKPTERVTKRTILASVSKIFDPLGLVTPITTQTKVFVQQLWIMRLDWDDDLPQFIVEAWNRLKEQLLSVSEISIPRRVLVNKPVDVQLYAFCDSSEKAYAAAVYVRCVTDDGSIKISLLCSKTRVAPLKKISIPRLELCGALLLVKLVNRIKNDLDYNISKLFYFTDSTIVLNWLNGNPTRWKVFVANRVAKIQALSKITDWYHVAGRENPADIPTRINDITKLNESIWWSGPKFLYDSPETWKVDYDVDTTETKEERRQAVTLTCERTDDLLTKFSSLNKLKRVMAYVMRFKQNASQPCNVRKFGPLDSDEINKAFIKIILLAQREFSSDINELNTKGGLSTSSKLRSLSPFLDSNNILRVGGRLKNADIPYDFKHPILLPKDCPLTRLIVCQEHNRHFHAGASTTLAAIRQSFWPISGRNTVRRVLQSCIVCYKYSPKHVQLKMANLPETRTAFRSAERLGNPPCRWATRA